The segment CGAGGCACGGGGCAGGGTCCCGCGAGCACGCGAGGAACACGAGGACTGTTCTCCGTCCGGACGTCGCGTACTTGGTATCGGCCACGACGCCCACCACGTGCATCGCCAGGTTCGGTTCCCCGACCGACGCTTTCAAAGTGGAAGACCCGTCCAATCGGATCGCGCCCTTGCAGGTAGCGCTCGACAAACGCGGCAGTCACCACGGCCACCTTGGGCGAGGTTGGCGTGTCCTGGCCGTTGAATGTGCGTCCGTTGAGCAACGGAATATCGAGTAACCCGGAAAGTATTCGCCACCGACCTGATTCACATTGGGATAACCTCCCGGGGTTTCCGTCGATGACCAAGCCCCTTGGTTCCAGCCGCCTCCACTCACAGGCACAATGCTGACCGGTGGCGCCCGTGATGCCGGGCATGGCCTTGATCCGCTCCAGCAATGACCGCTGAAATTGCGCTGTCCTTCAGGCGCAAATGTTGGCGCGGCGGAAGTCGAAGTCTGCGGCCACGATGCCTGCGGTCGGGAAGCCGACGTCCACCGTCGCCAGATTCTGAAACGTCCGCACGAACAGCAGGGCGCCGACCAGCAGGACCAGCGAGACCGCCAGTTGGCCGATGACGAGTGCCCGACGAAGCGTGAAGCGGCCACGACCGTCGGTGAGCCCTCGTCCGCTGGCGCGCATGGCGTTGACCGCCGCGCGCGTCGCTCGAACGGCGGCACGAGGCCGAACAGGAGGCAGGTCAGGATGGCCAGCCCGCTCGTGAAACCGAGCACCCGCCAGTTCTGCGTCAGGTCCAGCATCAATGGGTTTTGTGGGTGCTCAGAAGGAGAGGAGGAGGTTGGCGCTCGCTGCGGGCTGGGCCACGCGCTACAGATCGCTCCCGGCGGCGGCCACGATCAGGCTTTCAGACATCAACCGCCGCACGAGCGCCCAGCGCGATGCGCCGATGGCCAGGCGCACCGCTGGTTTCGTTCCCTGAGCTGGCGCGGGCGAGCATCAAGCTGGCCAGATTCCTGCAGGCGATGAGCAGCACCAGCCGGCCAGACCCAGCAATAGCAGGAGTGGCGTGCCACAGTCGCCGCGCAATGCGGAAAAGCCTTTTGTCTACCGGTCCCGCCTTGAGGACGAACTTCTTGAGTTGTCGGCATCACGAGTCACGTATCCCGTGGGGAGCGTCGCGGCGAAGATCGGCGCTGACAGGGTCCTGAGTTCGGCTTCCGCGTGCTGGACGGTGATACCCGGTTTCAGCCGGCCGAACCCAGCGAGCCACCACCAGTCACCGGAGTCCAGCGCCGACCGCGCGAGCCCGCGCACTGGGCGCTCGGTACAGAGTGGCAGCGCCACATCGAACTGGCGCCCGACCTCTACGCCGAAAAACGATGCCGGAGTCACACCGGCGATTTCAAACGCATGGCCGTCCAGGCGAAGGTCTGACAGATCACGTCGGGGCGTCCCGCGTATTCCCGCTGCCAGAACGGATAACTGATGACGGCGGCGGTGTCGGGCATTCCGCCGATCCTCATCCGGCCCAATCAGGCGGCCCAGCTAGGCGTGACACCAAGCGTGGCGAAGAAGCTGGCCGCTCACCCACAGGCCCTGCGCCGGCCGCGATCCGCCTGCGGTGGCGAGGTCCGGGACCACCGGTCCCCAAGCGGCAAGGCCAGGGAGAAGCTCTTCTGCTGGTCGCGGACCTGCTCGCATAACGGGTACGTCAACTGGGAGCACCGCGACGTGAACCGGCCGGTGCGGACCGCCGTCTCCCGAATCGATGGTGATGCGCGCCAGTTCCTGCGGCGCCTCCACCGGCAACGTGCGCAGGCGCACGGTATCGATCAACTGGAAGATCGCCGTATTGGCTCCCACACCGAGGGTGAGCGACAGGACAGCGACGATCGTGAAAAGGCGGTGCCCGCAGCACTCGCGCCATACCGGAGATCGCGCCAGTAGGTGTCGAGCCAGCCGGGCGTGTTATGGTGTAGACCCTCGATACAAGCGTGCGATTGCCGAGTTTTCTGATCGCGGCTGCTCGGGCGTCCGCCGGAGACATGCCGCGCGCGATGTTGTCGTCGGTCTCGATCTCCACGCACGACTCGAGTTCCCGCCGGCGCTCCCGATCCCAACGGGCGCGCAGGATACCGCCACCAGCTCATTTGTCGGACTGGACCCGGCTGGCGCCGGGCGAAGGACGCGGTTAACGGCGCCCACCAGCGCTTCCCACCGCGAGGTCTGGTGCGCTAAATTGGCTCCGCCCGCCGCAGTCAGGCGGTAGTAACGCGCGCGACGGTTGTTCTCTGACGTGCCCCAGAACGAGGCGATCCACTTCTTGTTTTCAATGCGGTGCAGGGCCGGGTAGAGCGAGCCATGTTCGATCTGGAGCACATCATCGGATTGGCGCTCAATCGCGTGCGCGATGGTGTGACCATGCGCGGCGCCCAGCACCAGCGTCTGCAGAATCAACAGGTCCAGCGTGCCCCTGTAACAAGTCCCCGTGAATCGGCGTGCGTCCCCGTGGCGGCATTCGGCGCGTCCTCTCCCATAGATCATCTAACTGAGCAGCTGGACGTAAGGGAAGCGTGAAAGGTTGTGAACTGGGAACTGGGGAGCTGGGAGCTGAGGAAGGACCCTGGACTCTGGACTTGACCTATAATTTGGCGCCGAGGAGACGCCCGTGACTCAGTCCGCCAGATTTACCGCTCTCGTTCTTGTTCTCACCTTCATCTCGGCTTATGCGGTGGGCGCGCAGGCGCCCGCCAAGAAGCCGTTGGGTATCGAAGACCACACGCGCTGGCGCAGTATCAGCGGCCGGGAAATTTCCGGCGACGGTAAATGGGTGACGTACGGAGTGGCGCTCACGAACACCGCGCCGACCGAGACCAAGCCGGTGCTTCACCTGTTGAATCTGGCCACGAACCAGGACGTCGAAGTGGCCAACGGGGCAGGCGGATCGTTTTCGGCCGACTCCCGGTGGTTCGCCTATCAGGTGGAGCCTGCTGCAGGCCGCGGCGGTCGGGAGGCCGAGGCGGCGCTGCCGGAGGCGCACCGGCCCCGGCGCCGACCCCGGACGTGGCTGAACCTGCAGGCCAGGCGGCCCGAGGCGCCGCAACGCCGCCCGCTCAGCCCCGCCGAGTCGAGTTGAGAAACCTCGAGACGGGCGCGATCAAGTCGTGGCAGGACATTCAGTCGTTCACATTTGCCGCGAACTCCAGTCACCTGATTTTGCGCCGGCGGCCGCCCACGCCGGCTGGTGGCCGCGGCGCCGCGGGCGCCGAAGCCGCGGCTCCGGCCGCGCCGGCAGCTGGTGCCGCCGCCGCTCCGGCCGGGCCCAGAGGCGTGGACGTCGTCCTGCACAACCTCACCACCGGCGCGATCAGCTCCTGGGGAGCGTGGGTGACATCTCGTTTAACCGCCCTGGTGATCTGCTCGCCTACACCGTGGACGCCACAGTCAAAGATGGCAACGGCCTGTTTGTGTTCGACACCCGGAGCGGGCGCATCACCACACTGGACAACGACGCCCAGTCCTACAACCGGCTGACGTGGAGCGACGATGGCGCCGCCCTGGCAGTGCTCAAGGGCGCCGATGTGGAGAAGATGCGCGAGCGCAGTAATGTGCTTGTGGCGTACCGGCAGTGCAGGCCGCCCTCGGTGACGCCGTGGGGTGCCAGTGATGCTGGACCCCGCCAAGGCAGCGGATTTCCCGAAAGATTGGGTTGTGAGCGATCGCGCCCCCTCGCGTGGAGCCACGACAACAAGCGCGTGTTTTTCGGGATCAAGGAACAGGTGGAGACGGCCGACGCGGCGACGAGGCGCAGCACCGACGACCTCGCCAACGTGGACGTCTGGAACAGCGTGGACGAACGCATCCAGTCGCAGCAGATGATTCGCGCGGAGGTCGACAGGAATTTCACCTTCCGCACGGCGTTTGATGTGCCGGCAGCCAAAGTCATCAGGCTGACCGACGAGACGATGCGTGAACTGGAGGTGGCGCAGGATGGCCGCTGGGCCGTGGGCCGCGATACGCGCGGCTACATCCACGACTACAAACGCCCGGCCGCAGACTTCTACCGGGTCAACACGTCCACCGGCGAGCGCACGCTCATGTTCAAGAACCAATTGACCGGCGCCCACGCGTTCGGGATCTCGCCCGATGGACGTCACTTCCTGTATTGGAAAAACAACAAGTTCCAGGGATACGAGCTTGATGCTGCCACCACCCGCACGCTCGGTGGATCGAGCGCGGTGAGTTTCGTGGACATGGAGTTTGATCACCCTGGCCCGAAGCCGTCGTATGGCCTGGCCGGCTACTCCGAGCGACGGCAAGTCAGTCATCGTGCAGCATCGTACGACCTCTGGCAGTTTCCGCTCGACGGTGGCGCACCGAAGAACATCACCAACGGCGTGGGCAGCAAAGGTGAAGTGCGGTTCCGGTACGCGCGCACCGAGCCGATCGACCCGCTCGCCGTGGGACCGCGCGGCACGATCGATCTCGGCAAAACGCTGACCCTCTCGGCCTATGGTGAATACACGAAGAAGGCTGGCTTCTACGAACTGACGCCCGACGGCTCACTGAAAGAGGTGGTCTTTGAAGACGCCGCGTTCAGCACTCCGGCCAAAGCCGCCAAGGCCGACACCTTTCTGTTCACGCGCCAGACAT is part of the Acidobacteriota bacterium genome and harbors:
- a CDS encoding PadR family transcriptional regulator — protein: MIYGRGRAECRHGDARRFTGTCYRGTLDLLILQTLVLGAAHGHTIAHAIERQSDDVLQIEHGSLYPALHRIENKKWIASFWGTSENNRRARYYRLTAAGGANLAHQTSRWEALVGAVNRVLRPAPAGSSPTNELVAVSCAPVGIGSAGGNSSRAWRSRPTTTSRAACLRRTPEQPRSENSAIARLYRGSTP
- a CDS encoding prolyl oligopeptidase family serine peptidase; this translates as MGDISFNRPGDLLAYTVDATVKDGNGLFVFDTRSGRITTLDNDAQSYNRLTWSDDGAALAVLKGADVEKMRERSNVLVAYRQCRPPSVTPWGASDAGPRQGSGFPERLGCERSRPLAWSHDNKRVFFGIKEQVETADAATRRSTDDLANVDVWNSVDERIQSQQMIRAEVDRNFTFRTAFDVPAAKVIRLTDETMRELEVAQDGRWAVGRDTRGYIHDYKRPAADFYRVNTSTGERTLMFKNQLTGAHAFGISPDGRHFLYWKNNKFQGYELDAATTRTLGGSSAVSFVDMEFDHPGPKPSYGLAGYSERRQVSHRAASYDLWQFPLDGGAPKNITNGVGSKGEVRFRYARTEPIDPLAVGPRGTIDLGKTLTLSAYGEYTKKAGFYELTPDGSLKEVVFEDAAFSTPAKAAKADTFLFTRQTFTEFPDLRVSGPNFKDAKKITDINPQQAEYQWGRRVLFDYKNRDGVRLQGILALPRRLQDGREAANDRDVLREELAEHASHSAPSYLTGMGSMPIQAVSQGYITMLPDIHFRTGSSHSDMLECVEAAVKKVIEMGYADPKRIGVHGHSYGGEGAAFIGTRSKMFAAVGMGAGVTDLTSDFSQSWGWTYQVNGGSGANGNDYYIYGQGRWGVSPGTIPSSTASSRP